In Stenotrophomonas sp. 169, one DNA window encodes the following:
- a CDS encoding methionine ABC transporter permease, which produces MIIASNGGFFRHLDAGKWADIGQATLDTLLMLAGSLPLTLAIGLPLGVLLYLFGAPRMRRRPFAYGGLALVVNLLRSVPFIILMIVLIPVTLALMGTSLGVRGAIVPLVIGAAPFYARLVETALREVDRGVIEATQAMGATTWQLVTRVLLPEARPGLIAGATVTTVALIGFTAMGGAIGSGGLGDLAFRDGYQRSHTDVALVTVVLLLVLVQLLQMLGDRLVAHYSRR; this is translated from the coding sequence ATGATCATCGCAAGCAACGGCGGGTTCTTCCGCCATCTCGATGCGGGCAAGTGGGCCGACATCGGCCAGGCCACGCTGGATACGCTGCTGATGCTGGCGGGCTCGTTGCCGCTGACGCTGGCCATCGGCCTGCCGTTGGGGGTGCTGTTGTATCTGTTCGGCGCGCCGCGGATGCGCCGGCGCCCCTTTGCCTATGGTGGACTGGCACTGGTGGTGAATCTGCTGCGGTCGGTGCCCTTCATCATCCTGATGATCGTGCTGATCCCGGTCACGCTGGCGCTGATGGGCACCTCGCTCGGCGTGCGGGGCGCGATCGTGCCGCTGGTGATCGGTGCGGCCCCGTTCTACGCGCGCTTGGTGGAAACCGCGCTGCGTGAGGTGGATCGTGGCGTCATCGAAGCGACCCAGGCGATGGGGGCGACGACCTGGCAGCTGGTGACGCGCGTACTGCTGCCGGAAGCCCGCCCAGGCCTGATCGCCGGGGCAACGGTGACCACTGTGGCGCTGATCGGCTTTACTGCGATGGGCGGTGCGATCGGCTCCGGTGGCTTGGGTGACCTGGCCTTCCGCGACGGCTACCAGCGCTCGCACACCGATGTGGCGCTGGTCACCGTGGTGTTGCTGCTGGTGCTGGTGCAGTTGCTGCAGATGCTGGGCGACCGGTTGGTCGCACATTACAGTCGCCGGTAA
- a CDS encoding methionine ABC transporter ATP-binding protein gives MIEFQRLHKSYAVAGRAVSALQPLDLTIQAGEVFGIIGHSGAGKSTLIRLINRLEEPSGGRLLIDGEDVTALDAQGLRTLRRRIGMIFQHFNLLSSRTVTGNVAFPLELAGTPRAEIDARVAELLQTVGLQDHADKYPAQLSGGQKQRVGIARALSTRPQILLCDEATSALDPQTTASVLALLAKINRELGLTIVLITHEMDVIRRVCDRVAVLDAGHMVETGPVTDVFLHPQHATTRRFVSESEHVDEGTLHRDFDTVGGTIVRLTFLGGDTYQPLLGSVARQTGVDYNILSGRIDRIKDTPYGQLIVSLVGGDQAAAQQAFSAAGVHVEELRR, from the coding sequence GTGATCGAGTTCCAGCGCCTGCACAAATCCTATGCCGTGGCTGGCCGCGCCGTCAGTGCGCTGCAGCCGCTGGACCTGACCATCCAGGCAGGCGAGGTGTTCGGCATCATCGGCCACTCCGGTGCCGGCAAGTCGACCCTGATCCGTTTGATCAACCGCCTGGAAGAGCCTTCCGGTGGGCGCCTGCTGATCGACGGCGAGGACGTCACCGCGCTGGATGCGCAGGGGCTGCGCACGCTGCGGCGGCGCATCGGCATGATTTTCCAGCACTTCAACCTGCTGTCCTCACGCACCGTGACCGGCAATGTCGCCTTTCCCTTGGAACTGGCCGGCACGCCGCGCGCGGAAATCGATGCGCGCGTCGCCGAGCTGCTGCAGACCGTGGGCTTGCAGGATCACGCCGACAAGTATCCCGCGCAGCTGTCCGGGGGACAGAAGCAGCGTGTCGGTATCGCCCGTGCGTTGTCCACCCGGCCGCAGATCCTGTTGTGCGACGAGGCCACCAGCGCGCTGGATCCACAGACCACGGCCTCGGTGCTGGCATTGCTGGCGAAGATCAATCGCGAGCTCGGCCTGACCATCGTGCTGATCACCCACGAGATGGATGTGATCCGCCGGGTCTGTGACCGGGTGGCGGTGCTTGATGCGGGGCACATGGTGGAGACCGGTCCAGTCACCGACGTGTTCCTGCATCCGCAACACGCGACGACGCGTCGGTTCGTCAGCGAGTCCGAGCACGTGGATGAGGGCACCCTGCACCGTGATTTCGATACCGTGGGCGGCACCATCGTGCGGCTGACCTTTCTTGGCGGGGACACCTACCAGCCCCTGCTGGGCAGTGTCGCCCGGCAGACGGGGGTGGACTACAACATCCTGTCCGGTCGCATCGACCGCATCAAGGACACCCCGTATGGCCAGCTGATCGTATCGCTGGTCGGCGGTGACCAAGCGGCTGCGCAACAAGCATTCAGTGCGGCGGGCGTGCACGTGGAGGAACTGCGTCGATGA
- a CDS encoding DMT family transporter encodes MNLQRSPSRAVAWMIGAVACFSLMDAGMKQLSTGYPSLQVTFLRGAASLPFVLVWVLASAGPRSLIPRRWGLHLLRGVLGMVMIGCFVFALRDLPLSTAYSIYFVAPLIIAALSVPLLGERVGPRRWVAIGIGLLGVVVVLRPGVDGFISIPGLMVLVAATAYAIAAITVSLLTRTDTSQSMVVWFLVIMALGAGLLAWSDWVPMRLADAPLVAGMGLAGALGQIALTRAFQLGEASMIAPLEYTGLVWVIGWDLLFWQQLPDAWTWSGAAIIVASGLYLLHRERVNRQAPPMPLDHP; translated from the coding sequence ATGAACCTGCAACGCTCTCCTTCGCGTGCCGTGGCCTGGATGATCGGCGCGGTCGCCTGTTTCTCGCTGATGGACGCTGGCATGAAGCAGCTCTCCACCGGCTATCCGTCGCTACAGGTGACCTTCCTGCGCGGTGCCGCCTCGCTGCCTTTCGTGCTGGTCTGGGTGCTGGCCAGCGCCGGCCCGCGTTCGCTGATCCCGCGCCGCTGGGGCCTGCACCTGCTGCGCGGCGTGCTGGGCATGGTCATGATCGGCTGCTTCGTGTTCGCCCTGCGCGATCTGCCGCTTTCCACCGCTTACAGCATCTACTTCGTCGCGCCGCTGATCATCGCCGCCTTGTCGGTGCCGCTGCTGGGCGAGCGGGTGGGACCACGGCGGTGGGTGGCCATCGGCATCGGCCTGCTGGGCGTGGTGGTGGTGCTGCGGCCGGGCGTGGACGGATTCATCTCCATCCCGGGCCTGATGGTGCTGGTCGCCGCGACGGCCTACGCCATTGCGGCGATCACCGTCAGCCTGCTGACCCGTACCGATACGTCCCAGTCCATGGTGGTGTGGTTTCTGGTCATCATGGCCCTCGGTGCCGGTTTGCTGGCCTGGTCGGACTGGGTGCCGATGCGGCTGGCCGATGCGCCGCTGGTGGCGGGGATGGGGCTGGCGGGGGCGCTCGGGCAGATCGCCCTGACCCGGGCATTCCAGCTGGGCGAGGCATCAATGATCGCCCCGCTGGAGTACACCGGGCTGGTCTGGGTGATCGGCTGGGATCTGCTGTTCTGGCAGCAGTTACCTGACGCCTGGACGTGGAGTGGGGCGGCGATCATCGTCGCCTCCGGGCTTTACCTGCTGCACCGGGAGCGGGTGAACCGGCAGGCCCCGCCGATGCCGCTGGACCATCCCTGA
- a CDS encoding YajQ family cyclic di-GMP-binding protein, with the protein MPSFDVVSEVDTHELTNAVDQANRELTTRFDFKGVDAKYILEDEVISQSAPSDFQLQQMTDILRARLSARKIDTKSLEFGDVETNVAGARQKITVKQGIEQKIAKKIAATLKEAKLKVESQINGDKLRVTGKKRDDLQDAMALLKKTDFDLPLQFDNFRD; encoded by the coding sequence ATGCCTTCATTCGACGTTGTTTCCGAAGTTGACACACACGAGCTGACCAATGCGGTGGATCAGGCCAACCGCGAGCTGACCACCCGATTCGACTTCAAGGGCGTGGATGCCAAGTACATCCTGGAAGACGAGGTGATCTCGCAGTCCGCTCCCAGCGATTTCCAGCTGCAGCAGATGACCGACATCCTGCGTGCCCGCCTGTCAGCCCGCAAAATCGACACAAAGAGCCTGGAATTCGGCGACGTGGAAACCAACGTGGCCGGAGCACGGCAGAAAATCACCGTCAAGCAGGGCATCGAACAGAAGATCGCCAAGAAGATCGCTGCCACGCTCAAGGAAGCCAAGCTGAAAGTGGAAAGCCAGATCAACGGCGACAAGCTGCGCGTGACCGGCAAGAAGCGCGACGATCTGCAGGATGCGATGGCCCTGCTGAAGAAGACCGACTTCGACCTGCCGCTGCAGTTCGACAACTTCCGCGACTGA
- a CDS encoding DUF1415 domain-containing protein, whose protein sequence is MTEYAFPAEGQPSEDPIAATRLWLERIVIGLNLCPFAKAVYVKEQVRYVLSDATTPEALVEQLAEELVLLRDASPEQIDTTLIIHPDVLTDFLDYNDFLDNADAAIEALDLQGILQVASFHPQYQFEGVAADDASNYTNRAPYPILHLLREDSVARAVDAFPDPDVIVERNIQTLDRIGVQGWWRRLRGEDLS, encoded by the coding sequence ATGACCGAGTACGCGTTTCCGGCCGAAGGCCAGCCTTCCGAAGATCCCATCGCGGCCACGCGGCTGTGGCTGGAACGGATCGTGATCGGCCTGAACCTGTGCCCGTTTGCCAAGGCGGTGTACGTGAAGGAGCAGGTCCGCTACGTGCTCAGTGATGCGACCACGCCGGAGGCGCTGGTGGAGCAGTTGGCCGAAGAACTGGTGCTGCTGCGCGATGCCTCGCCGGAGCAGATCGACACCACGCTGATCATCCACCCGGACGTGCTGACCGACTTCCTGGACTACAACGATTTTCTCGACAACGCCGACGCCGCGATCGAAGCGCTCGACCTGCAGGGCATCCTGCAGGTGGCCAGCTTCCATCCGCAGTACCAGTTCGAGGGCGTTGCCGCCGACGATGCCAGCAACTACACCAACCGCGCGCCCTACCCCATCCTGCACCTGCTGCGCGAAGACAGCGTGGCGCGCGCGGTCGATGCCTTCCCCGATCCGGACGTGATCGTGGAGCGCAACATCCAGACGCTGGATCGGATCGGCGTGCAGGGCTGGTGGCGGCGCCTGCGCGGCGAAGACCTGTCGTGA
- a CDS encoding SDR family oxidoreductase, with amino-acid sequence MSIVPAVAPWPTAPLAGKVVLVTGGANGIGRGIAQAVLGAGGQVMIGDLDVDAGKACLAEWNRPADAAFRKLDITSESSVRGFIEAALKRFGRIDGLVNNAGIASAHGTPLADMTWSEWQQRLSSLHGAFLCSRHALPALAADGGGAILNIASTRAQQSEPHSEAYAAAKGGLLAFTHALAISAGPAVRVNSISPGWISTGAWQAPARRRTAKLSKADHAQHAVGRVGQPEDIGALAVYLLSDMAGFITGQDHIVDGGMTRKMIYVD; translated from the coding sequence GTGAGCATCGTGCCCGCCGTTGCGCCGTGGCCGACCGCCCCGCTCGCGGGCAAGGTGGTGCTGGTCACCGGCGGCGCCAACGGCATCGGCCGCGGGATCGCCCAAGCGGTACTCGGTGCCGGGGGCCAGGTGATGATCGGGGACCTGGATGTGGACGCCGGCAAGGCATGTCTGGCGGAATGGAATCGCCCCGCCGACGCCGCGTTCCGCAAGCTGGACATCACCAGCGAGTCGAGCGTGCGCGGCTTCATCGAAGCGGCGCTGAAGCGTTTCGGACGGATCGACGGCCTGGTCAACAACGCCGGTATCGCCAGCGCGCACGGCACGCCGCTGGCCGACATGACGTGGAGCGAATGGCAGCAGCGTCTGTCCTCGCTGCACGGCGCCTTCCTGTGCAGCAGACACGCGCTGCCCGCCTTGGCAGCCGATGGCGGTGGCGCCATCCTCAACATCGCCTCTACCCGTGCGCAGCAGTCCGAACCGCACAGCGAAGCCTACGCCGCGGCCAAGGGCGGGCTGCTGGCCTTCACCCACGCCCTGGCGATCAGTGCAGGGCCGGCCGTGCGGGTCAACAGCATCAGCCCTGGCTGGATCAGCACGGGCGCATGGCAGGCGCCCGCGCGGCGACGCACGGCCAAGCTCTCCAAGGCCGACCACGCGCAGCACGCGGTGGGCCGCGTCGGCCAACCGGAAGACATCGGTGCCCTTGCCGTCTACCTGCTTTCAGACATGGCGGGTTTCATCACCGGGCAGGACCATATCGTCGATGGCGGCATGACCCGCAAGATGATCTACGTCGACTGA
- a CDS encoding M3 family metallopeptidase codes for MTTTNPLLDFSGLPRFDAIRPEHVGPALDVLLAEAEAAVTAAENVHPVTWASFVVPLDDATEKLWRAWGQVGHLQAVMNTPALREAYNENLPRVTRFGSALGQNLKLFQQYQALAVPAVAQGLDEAQRKVLDNALRDFRLGGAELDAPSQQRFSAIKEELSSLSARFSQNVLDATDAWSLHVEDAARLAGLPDDVRAAARAAAEKEGLAGWKLTLQMPCYLPVQTYADDRTLRETLYRASAQRASEFGDAGWDNSANIERILALRTELAALLGFDSYADYSIATKMAQAPADVLRFLRDLAARAKPHAAKDRAELERFAREELGIDSLQAWDLAYAADKLKQARYSYAEQEVKQYFTEPKVLAGLFAVIEQLYGLRVEADVAPVWHEDVRFYRLLDAQGALVGQFYLDLYAREGKRGGAWMDDCRNRRVRADGSVQTPLVYLVCNFGRGTAGKPATFSHNEVTTLFHEMGHGLHQLLTRIGELGVAGINGVEWDAVELPSQFMENFCWEWSHLQAMTAHVDSAEPLPRALYEKMLAARNFQSGMTTVRQLEFGLFDMLLHSQFAPAQDTVLSLLDRVRAEVAVNHPPAWNRFPHQFSHIFAGGYAAGYYSYKWAEVLSADAYAAFEEAPDALAATGARFRDEVLGRGGSRSAAENFHAFRGRAPSIDALLRHSGMAQQG; via the coding sequence ATGACCACCACCAACCCATTGCTCGATTTTTCCGGCCTGCCCCGTTTCGACGCCATCCGCCCGGAACACGTCGGTCCGGCGCTGGACGTGCTGCTGGCCGAGGCGGAGGCCGCCGTCACCGCGGCAGAGAACGTGCATCCGGTGACTTGGGCGTCGTTCGTGGTGCCGCTGGACGATGCCACCGAGAAACTCTGGCGTGCCTGGGGTCAGGTGGGCCACCTGCAGGCGGTGATGAACACGCCGGCGCTGCGCGAGGCCTACAACGAGAACCTGCCACGGGTGACACGCTTCGGCAGTGCACTCGGCCAGAACCTCAAGCTGTTCCAGCAGTACCAAGCGTTGGCCGTGCCGGCAGTGGCGCAGGGTCTCGATGAAGCGCAGCGCAAGGTGCTGGACAACGCACTGCGAGACTTCCGGCTGGGCGGGGCTGAACTGGATGCGCCATCGCAGCAGCGCTTCAGCGCGATCAAGGAAGAACTGTCTTCGCTCTCGGCCAGGTTCTCGCAGAATGTCCTCGATGCCACCGATGCGTGGTCGCTGCACGTTGAAGATGCTGCGCGATTGGCCGGGTTGCCGGACGATGTACGTGCGGCCGCGCGTGCAGCGGCAGAGAAAGAGGGCCTCGCCGGTTGGAAGCTGACCCTGCAGATGCCGTGTTACCTGCCGGTGCAGACCTACGCCGACGACCGTACGCTGCGCGAAACGCTGTACCGCGCCAGTGCGCAGCGCGCCTCCGAATTCGGCGATGCGGGGTGGGACAACAGTGCAAACATCGAGCGCATTCTCGCTCTGCGCACCGAGCTGGCGGCGCTGCTGGGGTTCGACTCCTATGCCGATTACTCCATCGCCACCAAGATGGCGCAGGCGCCCGCCGATGTACTGAGATTCCTGCGTGACCTCGCGGCGCGTGCGAAGCCGCATGCGGCCAAGGATCGAGCCGAGCTGGAGCGTTTTGCCCGTGAAGAGCTGGGCATCGACTCCCTGCAGGCCTGGGACCTTGCCTACGCTGCCGACAAGCTGAAGCAGGCACGCTACAGCTATGCCGAGCAGGAGGTAAAACAGTACTTCACCGAACCGAAGGTGTTGGCTGGCCTGTTCGCGGTGATCGAACAGCTGTACGGCCTGCGCGTGGAAGCGGACGTCGCGCCGGTGTGGCATGAGGATGTGCGGTTCTATCGCTTGCTGGATGCCCAGGGTGCCCTGGTCGGACAGTTCTATCTGGATCTGTACGCCCGCGAAGGCAAGCGCGGGGGCGCGTGGATGGATGACTGCCGCAACCGCCGCGTGCGTGCCGATGGCAGCGTGCAGACCCCGCTGGTCTACCTGGTGTGCAACTTCGGCCGTGGTACGGCCGGCAAGCCGGCTACCTTCAGCCACAACGAGGTCACCACGCTGTTCCACGAAATGGGCCATGGCCTGCACCAGCTGCTGACCCGCATCGGCGAGTTGGGCGTAGCTGGCATCAACGGCGTGGAGTGGGACGCGGTCGAGCTGCCGAGTCAGTTCATGGAGAACTTCTGCTGGGAATGGTCACACCTGCAGGCCATGACCGCGCACGTGGACAGCGCTGAGCCGCTACCGCGCGCGCTGTATGAAAAGATGCTGGCGGCGCGCAATTTCCAGAGCGGTATGACCACGGTGCGGCAGCTGGAATTCGGCCTGTTCGACATGCTGCTGCACAGCCAGTTCGCACCGGCACAGGACACGGTGCTGAGCCTGCTCGATCGCGTTCGCGCGGAAGTCGCGGTGAACCATCCGCCTGCGTGGAATCGCTTCCCGCATCAGTTCAGCCATATCTTCGCCGGCGGTTATGCGGCCGGTTACTACAGTTACAAATGGGCCGAAGTGCTGAGTGCCGATGCGTATGCGGCGTTCGAAGAGGCGCCAGACGCCTTGGCGGCGACTGGCGCACGTTTCCGCGACGAAGTGCTGGGTCGCGGCGGCAGCCGCAGTGCGGCGGAGAACTTCCACGCGTTCCGTGGCCGCGCGCCGAGTATCGATGCGCTGCTGCGGCACTCGGGGATGGCGCAGCAAGGCTGA
- a CDS encoding PLP-dependent cysteine synthase family protein — MSQREWVAAAIRKIEADFNRSADTHLIPMDLPGFPGIDVYFKDESSHPTGSLKHRLARSLFLYALTNGWLREGRPVIEASSGSTAVSEAYFARLLGLPFIAVMPATTSPEKIAAIEFHGGRCHLVQSACGLNAASEQLARETGGHFMDQFTFAERATDWRANNNIAESIFKQMAEEPHPIPEWIVCSPGTGGTAATLGRYVSYRRHNTRILCADPEVSVFYDGYRAALAGEPWKHLTCEGGSRVEGIGRPRVEPSFIPTSVDAMVKVPDALALAAMRQVSRSLGRRVGGSTGTNFIGVLQAAQWMRDAGRGGSIVTILCDSGERYAHSYYDRAWYERMGIDVVGADAVLEGVMAGGSLPVLPVSHLE, encoded by the coding sequence ATGTCGCAGCGTGAATGGGTGGCAGCCGCCATCCGCAAGATCGAGGCCGATTTCAATCGTTCGGCCGATACGCATCTGATCCCGATGGATCTGCCCGGTTTTCCCGGCATCGATGTCTATTTCAAGGACGAGTCCAGCCATCCCACAGGCAGCTTGAAGCATCGGCTGGCGCGCTCGCTGTTCCTGTACGCGTTGACCAATGGCTGGCTGCGCGAGGGCCGACCGGTGATCGAGGCGTCCAGTGGCTCCACCGCGGTATCCGAAGCGTACTTCGCGCGCTTGCTGGGGTTGCCGTTCATTGCGGTCATGCCGGCCACCACCTCGCCGGAAAAGATCGCGGCGATCGAGTTCCACGGTGGCCGCTGCCATCTGGTGCAGAGCGCCTGCGGCCTGAATGCCGCGTCGGAGCAGCTGGCGCGCGAGACCGGCGGGCACTTCATGGACCAGTTCACGTTCGCCGAGCGCGCCACCGACTGGCGCGCCAACAACAACATTGCCGAATCCATCTTCAAGCAGATGGCCGAAGAGCCGCATCCCATCCCGGAATGGATCGTCTGCAGCCCGGGCACCGGCGGCACCGCGGCCACGCTGGGTCGCTACGTCAGCTACCGTCGGCACAACACGCGCATCCTCTGCGCCGATCCGGAAGTGTCCGTGTTCTACGACGGTTACCGCGCCGCGCTGGCGGGTGAGCCGTGGAAGCACCTGACCTGCGAAGGCGGCTCTCGGGTGGAAGGCATTGGCCGGCCACGGGTAGAGCCCAGTTTCATTCCGACCAGCGTAGATGCGATGGTCAAAGTGCCCGATGCCCTGGCGCTGGCGGCGATGCGTCAGGTCAGCCGCAGCCTGGGACGCCGTGTCGGCGGGTCCACGGGCACCAATTTCATCGGCGTACTGCAGGCCGCGCAGTGGATGCGCGATGCGGGGCGCGGCGGCAGCATCGTCACCATCCTCTGCGACAGCGGCGAGCGCTACGCGCACAGTTACTACGATCGGGCGTGGTACGAGCGCATGGGTATCGATGTGGTGGGTGCAGACGCCGTGCTGGAAGGCGTCATGGCCGGTGGATCGCTGCCGGTGCTGCCGGTCAGTCACCTGGAATAG
- the gloA gene encoding lactoylglutathione lyase, with protein sequence MTLATLRTVPGVAAQPPAETAGFVFNHTMLRVKDATASLDFYTRVLGYQLLDKRDFAEAQFSLYFLALLPADTAVPEDDAARRLWMAGLSGVLELTHNHGTETQSGPVYHDGNSDPRGFGHICVSVPDIQAACQRFDDLQVPYQKRLEDGRMKHLAFIKDPDGYWVEIISNA encoded by the coding sequence ATGACCCTCGCTACCCTGCGCACTGTTCCCGGCGTCGCCGCCCAGCCTCCGGCAGAAACAGCCGGCTTCGTCTTCAACCACACGATGCTGCGGGTGAAGGACGCCACGGCATCGTTGGATTTCTATACCCGTGTACTGGGCTACCAACTGCTCGACAAGCGCGACTTCGCCGAAGCGCAGTTCAGCCTGTACTTCCTGGCCCTGCTGCCCGCCGACACGGCGGTTCCGGAAGACGACGCGGCCCGCCGCCTGTGGATGGCTGGCCTGTCCGGCGTGCTGGAGCTGACCCATAACCACGGTACCGAGACCCAATCCGGCCCGGTCTACCACGATGGCAACAGCGACCCGCGTGGCTTCGGTCACATCTGCGTATCGGTGCCGGACATCCAGGCGGCCTGCCAGCGCTTCGACGACCTGCAGGTGCCCTACCAGAAGCGTCTGGAAGATGGCCGCATGAAGCACCTGGCGTTCATCAAGGACCCTGACGGCTACTGGGTCGAAATCATCTCCAACGCCTGA
- a CDS encoding CBS domain-containing protein, with amino-acid sequence MNVRELLQSKKETVITIDMEDTIGAAAHKMSANKIAALVVMKDGVPVGIISEKDIVRCVADDGPQAGRRVISSVPSTGLEGIAPEATLKQAMSLMTYSRRRHLMVTDGTTLVGILSLGDIVKNLLGELELEKAVLQDIYLAAH; translated from the coding sequence ATGAACGTTCGCGAGCTTCTGCAATCCAAGAAAGAAACGGTCATCACCATCGATATGGAAGACACCATCGGTGCAGCCGCGCACAAGATGAGTGCGAACAAGATCGCTGCCCTGGTGGTGATGAAGGACGGTGTACCGGTTGGCATCATTTCCGAGAAGGACATCGTGCGCTGCGTTGCCGATGATGGTCCGCAGGCCGGCCGCCGGGTGATCTCGAGCGTGCCCTCCACCGGCCTGGAAGGCATCGCCCCCGAGGCGACCCTGAAGCAGGCCATGTCGCTGATGACGTACTCGCGTCGTCGCCACCTGATGGTCACTGATGGCACGACGCTGGTAGGCATCCTCAGCCTGGGTGACATCGTCAAGAATCTGCTGGGTGAGCTGGAGCTCGAGAAAGCCGTACTGCAGGACATCTACCTGGCGGCGCACTGA
- a CDS encoding NADH:flavin oxidoreductase/NADH oxidase codes for MSRLFSPFQLKGVTLRNRIAVPPMCQYSAVDGVPNAWHLAHYTGLARGGAGLVIVEATGVSAEGRITPGCLGLWNDAQADALAPIAAAIAETGAVPGIQIGHAGRKASANLPWEGDDHMAEDDARGWPTLAPSAIAFGGGLSKLPQEMTLDDIKRVQADFVSAAERARDAGFKWLELHFAHGYLAQSFFSAYSNQRDDQYGGNFDNRARFLLETVAAVRAVWPADLPLTARMGVIEYDGRDEETVAESIELVRQMRERGLDLLNVSINFVIPTGVVPWGTPSFLAPIAQRVRDEAGIPVAVGWCVDGAEAAEDIVQKQQSDLVMIGRAHLANPHYPYQLAQELGVENPAWTTLPAPYAHWLARYRGPGRASAQ; via the coding sequence ATGTCCCGACTGTTCTCTCCGTTCCAGCTGAAAGGCGTGACCCTGCGCAATCGCATCGCGGTGCCGCCGATGTGCCAGTACTCCGCCGTCGATGGCGTGCCCAACGCATGGCACCTGGCGCATTACACGGGGCTGGCCCGTGGCGGTGCCGGCCTGGTCATCGTGGAAGCGACCGGCGTGTCCGCAGAAGGTCGCATCACCCCCGGCTGCCTTGGCCTGTGGAATGACGCCCAGGCTGACGCACTGGCCCCGATCGCCGCCGCCATCGCCGAGACCGGCGCGGTACCGGGTATCCAGATCGGCCATGCCGGACGCAAGGCCAGCGCCAACCTGCCGTGGGAAGGTGACGACCATATGGCCGAGGACGATGCGCGCGGCTGGCCGACCCTGGCGCCGTCGGCAATCGCTTTCGGTGGTGGCCTGTCCAAGCTGCCGCAGGAAATGACCCTGGACGACATCAAGCGCGTGCAGGCGGACTTCGTATCGGCCGCCGAACGGGCACGCGATGCGGGCTTCAAATGGCTGGAACTGCATTTCGCGCACGGCTACCTGGCGCAGAGTTTCTTCTCCGCCTACAGCAACCAGCGCGATGACCAGTACGGTGGCAACTTCGACAACCGGGCCCGCTTCCTGCTGGAAACGGTCGCTGCCGTACGCGCGGTGTGGCCCGCCGATCTGCCGCTGACCGCACGCATGGGCGTCATCGAGTATGACGGCCGCGATGAAGAGACCGTCGCTGAATCCATCGAACTGGTACGGCAGATGCGCGAACGCGGGCTGGACCTGCTCAACGTCAGCATCAACTTCGTCATCCCGACCGGCGTGGTGCCGTGGGGCACGCCGTCCTTCCTGGCGCCGATTGCCCAGCGCGTGCGCGATGAAGCCGGCATCCCAGTGGCCGTAGGCTGGTGCGTGGATGGCGCCGAAGCGGCCGAAGACATCGTGCAGAAGCAGCAGAGCGACCTGGTGATGATCGGTCGCGCACACCTGGCCAACCCGCACTACCCGTACCAGCTGGCGCAGGAGCTGGGCGTCGAGAACCCCGCCTGGACCACCCTGCCCGCCCCGTACGCCCATTGGCTGGCGCGCTACCGCGGCCCAGGCCGCGCCTCGGCCCAGTAA